The genomic DNA TCTCTCCCTGTTGGGGTGGAGGAAGTGTTCACATGAAATTCATTTAGTCATgccagacagaaaaaaaacaaatacattcctAAAGATAATGTGTTCAACTTACTTTGTCTGGTACAGCTCGGCACACAAGATTGAGCAGCAGTTGGCTGACATACAGATGTGCTGCAGTGGATATACACCTGAAAAAGAGCAAACCACTCAGTAAAGGACACCTCGTTTCCCTGTACAATTTGAATAACCCAAAAGTGTTACCGTCTGTTGCAGAGGTGCCATAGAGGCAGGATCCACAAACGTGAACATCTTGAGGACAAAGCGCTTGTAATGGCTAGGGAACTGGAGACCAGGTAACCCATCAACTGGAATTGGCATGGTCAGGTACCGATCACCCTGGTAGGGGCACCTAAAGAGGACACAAGCCAGTATCAGCCTGTACTAGAGCACTACACAAAGTAGCAGTACAACTCACCCATCTACCAGAAGATCCCACTGAGGATGGCTGAAGGGGTCAGGGGAAGATGTTGCCCAGCAGTGTCCCAAGATCAGGGCAATATTGGGATCAGTTCTCCCCAACATGCGCACTTCCACAAACACAGGCTCCCTCAGAACCTTAGTCACAGGGTAGTCAGCATCACTGTAGTATGAGGTATAGGCTACTTGTTCTGTTGAGAAAGAAGGTAATTGGAGAAACCAGAGAAAAGTAAAATACATCCATGCCAATACACAGGAGCCTTACCTAGTGGACAGCCCTTGACAGTACATTGACCATTGCCCAGTCTTAATTCTACTCTGAGGGGTCCAGAAGCAACTACAGGTAGAGGAGGATCATTGGAAGAAAGCTGAACAGACAATGCCTCAACAGCTGTAGTAGAATACCTGCACTGGAAGTAAAGCCTTGAAAATAGAAACAAGAGGTTAGCAATAACCCACAGACCAGTAGTGTACCATTTCATTTACAAGGGACAATGAGATGCCTGATCTGTTCAGGGTACATGTTctaggtgaaaataaataaaataatccagACACTTGTTCCACTCTTTGTGGATAGTACATGTTTAAGAATTTGGAACTAGACCAATCCAAACAGGCAGaagcacacctgattcaacaAATGTAATTCAATGGGCTTGGTCTTAAGAGCACTGCTGCATTGCTCAAATTATATATTGACAACAACCACCCCTCAGGAGACTGCTACCAAAGCCTCCATCCACAAACAAATAATTGCCAAGAAGCAGGTGGTTCTACTCACTCAAAATGGCTGTCTCTTGTGATTGCTCCAAGTGGTCCTACTCCAACTTCATAGGAGGAGGACATTTTGTTCTCATAGACCACATAGTCACCTAGCACCTGGAGGAAGGAGACAAGTGGATACACAACCATGGCATATTCCCCACATGTACAAGACCCAGCTAACTGAAACTGAAATGCTCCAATACAAACCACTGCTATTGTGCCACAAGCAGTCACAGGAAACTGGTAAATAGCAAAGCTTGCAGTATAATCCACAGCACTGCAGGAGCCATTACTTCCTCCCAATAGGCTGATTGAATCCAGGCTCAGTCTGGGCAGTGTTGTATCCCTGGCCACCACCAGTACAAACTGGCCATCTACTGTGCACTGGACAGTCACTagggacaagaaaaaaaaaaacagccatcaACAGAATTCAGGAATACCTCAAGCAACAGGATTCAGCCACAGTATCAGAAGATTGCCTAAACCAACTTACCAGTGTTCCCATAGTAGCAGTTGTGTCCATCAAAACAGCAGTTTATTGCAGCACAGTGAGCAGCATCTATGCTAGGTTCGCCACAAGGAACCCTGAAAACATTATCCACTCTACATTTATCAATGCTGACCACTGGCTTAGTACCACTAGTAAGAGGAATAGCTGCTGAAGGAATCTGAGGCTGCTTCACAGACTGTGGACCCCATTGGTAAACTGCAGCAACGCTTACGTGACCATATAGGATGccaaacactacactaaaccaCATTATTGCTGCTATCCCAAAGGAATAACAAGTTGTCCTTAttcagagcttttattttgttttcctgcCAATTTGTCAAAAGTCCAACCTCCTAATTAATTAACAGGAAATTGTGTTCCAGCCTGGTGAATCCATGATCCTGAGAAATTCTGTGATGAGTCTGTTGGGGGTCATGAGTAGAAACAAATTCTGTCATTATTCTGCCGGCTGCTAATTTTGCCTTTCATCAGCTGAAGTAAAATACAAAAGGTACGAGCTGTCGGGTTATGagaactaaatatatttaaaatgcagaaaccactataaataaattatacatttggTTAGAACCTCAGCAaaatctttgtgattataattCAGAATAAAATGGCTAATCACGGTTCTAAAAGTGTTCACAAAATGGCCGAACCTCAAGTAATTTATGACGCAATAAAACTCAGCATATCATgtatctaaaataaaaataatgcattttcTATCTAGCATTGAACAACATATTCCTAAATCTGACTTTGCAGTTTTTTAGGCATATTGTTCACACTTTGAGTGCAGGATCCAATATTTTAGGTCTTTCATAGTGCACTTTGTACAAAGATTCTGAGCCATTTGAGATTTAGCCATTAAATTCAAGGACTGTGATCTATGTTTTATATGATGGAGTTTGAGGGCCacgacatttaaaaaaattaagaaattcaGAGAACAATGTCAgatttctgagaatattctctgaataatcctgaaaaaaatctcagaataattctgcGTATATTCTCgaaataattcagagaataatcTCAAAATAATTCACTGCACttataatggggcagacacagtgtaattgtCAGAGAATCAGTGtaactatggtatagatttcaggaataaacactcagtatttttccacatcaggaccagatagtgattagtatttaaaccctgaatcggtgcacgaacccatggcatgtagtttcacaggatacaatgaTTCCGAAAATTATGGATCCAGAGCGAGTGtaactccggcgcccacgaggctccatcgagTTACAgctcgtacaataaactaaagccttatgcatcatGGTCAGGGGATGCACTGACAGGGTCGTCATGttgtgtggatgtgtttaataaataattctcacTTCACttactgcttctttcacaactcactcatggTGCACGGACTATTATTTGGTCTGTGTACATATTATGGAAAAATTATAACCCAAACAGTGATTCGCTAAATTTTATGAtaatattctctgaattatacagacttttttattaaaatattctgagatttttttctcCGAATTATTTcaagaatattctcagaattctgactttattctctgaaatgGCCCTAAAACTCATTCGTAGTTTTAGTtggttcatatatatatatatatatatatggagaaGCCCATGTTAGAGCTAAAGCCTGCCATGAATGACTCTCATTCTTAATCACTTTGGGAAAGGCTATCTTATGTGTTTACTATCAGAGAAAACAGGTTGAACTTCCATGACGTACAAA from Hoplias malabaricus isolate fHopMal1 chromosome 7, fHopMal1.hap1, whole genome shotgun sequence includes the following:
- the LOC136701791 gene encoding zona pellucida sperm-binding protein 4-like → MWFSVVFGILYGHVSVAAVYQWGPQSVKQPQIPSAAIPLTSGTKPVVSIDKCRVDNVFRVPCGEPSIDAAHCAAINCCFDGHNCYYGNTVTVQCTVDGQFVLVVARDTTLPRLSLDSISLLGGSNGSCSAVDYTASFAIYQFPVTACGTIAVVLGDYVVYENKMSSSYEVGVGPLGAITRDSHFELYFQCRYSTTAVEALSVQLSSNDPPLPVVASGPLRVELRLGNGQCTVKGCPLEQVAYTSYYSDADYPVTKVLREPVFVEVRMLGRTDPNIALILGHCWATSSPDPFSHPQWDLLVDGCPYQGDRYLTMPIPVDGLPGLQFPSHYKRFVLKMFTFVDPASMAPLQQTVYIHCSTSVCQPTAAQSCVPSCTRQRRDVSAAERTSRVTVVVSSGEVCYVKPRSVPST